A single region of the Pseudomonas sp. GGS8 genome encodes:
- a CDS encoding response regulator transcription factor gives MRIAILDDEPMALELLQEALGFYRLPDGSSPICTAFSSSPELLRRLKRETFDLIILDWQVSEISGLQMLLWIKEHLKPEPPVIMLTSRTAEHDVVKALNAGADEYISKPFRQAELLARLNNVLRQRQTETGRADGVVTFGNIRFDIQEARVYVADVPVALTLREFNLALLLFKNQGRPLSRSYLYEHLWTRDEVLSSRTLDTHIYRIRNKLKLTSEHGWVLTTVYGYGYRLEALDPGATVEP, from the coding sequence ATGCGCATTGCTATTCTTGATGATGAACCCATGGCGCTTGAACTCTTGCAAGAAGCGCTTGGTTTTTACCGGTTGCCTGACGGTAGTTCTCCCATATGCACGGCCTTCTCCAGTAGTCCGGAACTATTACGTCGGCTCAAGCGGGAAACCTTCGATCTGATTATCCTTGACTGGCAAGTGTCCGAGATCAGTGGGTTGCAGATGCTGCTATGGATTAAGGAGCACCTCAAACCGGAGCCGCCAGTGATTATGCTGACCTCGCGCACTGCCGAGCATGATGTGGTAAAGGCCCTTAATGCCGGAGCTGATGAATACATCAGCAAGCCATTCCGTCAGGCTGAACTGTTGGCGCGTCTGAATAACGTGTTGCGTCAGCGCCAGACGGAGACGGGCCGAGCTGATGGAGTGGTAACCTTTGGCAACATTCGATTCGACATTCAAGAGGCACGGGTCTATGTAGCGGATGTACCCGTTGCACTGACGCTTCGCGAGTTCAATCTGGCGTTGCTGCTGTTCAAGAATCAGGGGCGTCCTCTGTCTCGCAGCTACTTGTACGAGCACTTATGGACTCGGGATGAAGTGCTTTCTTCGCGGACTCTGGATACCCATATTTATCGCATTCGCAACAAGTTGAAGCTGACTTCCGAGCACGGCTGGGTTCTGACAACGGTTTACGGCTACGGCTATCGTCTGGAGGCGCTGGACCCAGGAGCGACAGTCGAGCCGTGA
- a CDS encoding HlyD family efflux transporter periplasmic adaptor subunit: MNQPIIAPPPASKSPGKPPYKSDALQVDGFGLSEKELPGASRLVWCLALAVCAFTTWAWYFKLDEVSTGTGKVIASSKEQVIKSLEGGVLASLHVQEGDIVEKGEVLAQLDPTRIESAVEESASRVRAAQATSARLMAEVNNTPLQFPEEVLKEPELVEAETALFHSRRESLEKSLSGLGEAMQLIRSELQLTTPLVARGAASTVEVLRLKRQLNELQNRYTDTQTQYLVKAREELAKANTEIEAQQSVTRGRNDSLTRLTFTSPVRGVIKDIEVNTVGGVIPPNGQLMRIVPLDERLQVEARIAPRDIAYIHPGQAATVKISAYDYSIYGGLPGKVALISPDTLQDDVHRDVYYYRVYILTDSDSLLNKTGARLPIVPGMIATVDIHTGEKTVLSYLVKPLNKGREALRER, from the coding sequence ATGAACCAACCCATAATAGCTCCCCCCCCGGCCTCCAAATCTCCCGGGAAGCCGCCATATAAGTCTGATGCCTTACAGGTTGACGGCTTCGGCCTGTCCGAAAAAGAACTACCCGGCGCCTCCCGTCTAGTCTGGTGCCTGGCCCTTGCGGTCTGTGCTTTCACCACCTGGGCCTGGTACTTCAAACTCGACGAAGTCTCTACCGGCACTGGCAAGGTGATCGCCTCCTCCAAGGAGCAAGTGATCAAATCCCTGGAAGGCGGAGTCCTGGCCAGCTTGCATGTTCAGGAGGGCGATATTGTCGAAAAGGGAGAAGTACTGGCTCAGCTGGATCCGACCCGCATCGAGTCGGCCGTTGAGGAAAGCGCCTCACGCGTCCGCGCCGCCCAGGCGACGTCCGCCCGTTTGATGGCCGAGGTCAACAACACGCCCCTGCAATTTCCCGAAGAGGTCCTGAAGGAGCCGGAGCTGGTCGAAGCCGAAACAGCGCTCTTTCATTCCCGCCGCGAAAGCCTTGAAAAGTCCCTCTCCGGCCTGGGCGAAGCCATGCAGCTAATCCGCAGTGAACTGCAGCTGACCACGCCTTTGGTGGCCCGTGGTGCCGCCAGCACCGTGGAAGTGCTGCGCCTGAAGCGCCAGCTCAATGAACTGCAAAACAGGTACACCGACACCCAAACCCAATACCTGGTCAAGGCTCGGGAGGAACTGGCCAAGGCCAATACCGAGATCGAAGCCCAGCAATCGGTGACCCGAGGACGCAATGACTCGCTAACGCGCCTGACCTTCACCTCACCGGTACGTGGCGTGATCAAGGACATCGAAGTCAACACAGTCGGCGGAGTGATCCCGCCCAACGGCCAACTGATGCGCATCGTTCCGCTAGACGAACGCCTGCAAGTCGAAGCACGAATCGCCCCAAGGGACATCGCCTACATCCACCCCGGGCAAGCGGCCACAGTGAAGATATCGGCCTATGACTATTCCATATATGGTGGTCTGCCCGGAAAAGTCGCCCTCATCTCCCCCGACACACTTCAGGACGATGTCCACCGGGACGTTTATTACTATCGGGTTTATATACTGACCGATTCCGACTCATTATTGAATAAAACGGGCGCACGACTTCCTATTGTGCCGGGCATGATTGCAACGGTCGACATTCATACCGGTGAAAAGACTGTGCTTTCTTACTTAGTGAAACCACTAAACAAAGGCCGGGAAGCTCTTCGAGAACGCTGA
- a CDS encoding CHASE2 domain-containing protein — MLTLNHRSRQPIFMLSVQLPFHKMLREGIIITLVLLPAVGFLAAVPQWQLDRLIYDKLMPLVSPPMDPRIMLITIDDASISAIGRWPWSRDFHSLLLERLAPLTPKAVLYDLIFTERDPSPEIDRRLGAAMAKVGRVVVPTLREAEPAPGQAPRYLSPIKPVAEGAKAIGHIYVRAGVDSVVRQVYLKEGNANGQLNQLAWEAYAATFTADQQPKLPDRCCARSQGGSWFAWNEVLIPFGENHSQVPAVSFISVLNGEVPDELLRNRIILVGVTASGLGDRYPTPISVSGGATPGVVVNAHLLNGLLHQQLITPTPMWVNISQSILSVLIVLTLFSTFRLRNTFLVCLGLVIVHLTLSLVLLVLGWWSPPGASLVGILAAYMFWSWRRLNALVVFFGVELDRMKHELKEQPAQSESVFRGDKLVGRALALDSMIEHMHSSRRFIAQCLDSLPSAIFVTDLQGKVLLVNLSAVALEGNGSDNPQSLVGRNIFQILRSIDSTTDPSAPLRMSAWAPGEISLERLAGQFIHTLSERSFKIQLASLDTESGEPKGWLVGLLEFTVERLAQEQRDCMLRFLSHDLRAPQSAILALLEMQELVKEPMSVDELRRHIEQQVRRTLGLADSFMLLEEAKSKPVTFEPLFIGAIVLDAIDQVWPLAQHKGIRIEHLFIDDETCVTNGSRELLTRAIFNLLENAVKYSPSDTIAHIELMRKDTEIVLTLRDEGRGIGEEDLPHLFDEFRQFGTGNQRGDGYGLGMAFVSKIMQRHDARIACASQIDVGTTFTLVFQAI, encoded by the coding sequence GTGTTGACGCTCAATCATCGATCAAGACAGCCCATTTTTATGCTCAGCGTGCAGTTGCCTTTTCACAAAATGCTTCGGGAAGGGATCATCATCACATTGGTCCTACTTCCCGCCGTGGGCTTCCTGGCCGCCGTTCCCCAATGGCAACTGGATCGGCTTATCTACGACAAGTTGATGCCCTTGGTCTCACCACCGATGGATCCGCGCATCATGCTGATCACCATCGACGATGCCAGTATTTCTGCCATTGGTCGCTGGCCCTGGTCTCGGGATTTCCATAGCCTGCTCCTGGAAAGACTAGCCCCATTGACGCCAAAGGCCGTGCTCTACGATTTAATCTTCACCGAGCGCGACCCTAGCCCCGAAATAGACCGGCGTCTGGGAGCCGCAATGGCCAAGGTCGGCCGAGTTGTTGTTCCAACTTTGCGCGAAGCTGAGCCTGCGCCAGGCCAGGCTCCGCGCTACCTGTCTCCGATCAAACCGGTGGCCGAAGGAGCCAAGGCCATCGGCCACATCTACGTCCGGGCCGGAGTCGACAGTGTCGTGCGCCAGGTCTACCTGAAGGAAGGCAACGCCAACGGACAGCTCAACCAACTGGCCTGGGAGGCCTACGCCGCAACTTTCACTGCCGATCAGCAACCGAAGCTACCTGACAGGTGCTGTGCAAGGAGTCAGGGCGGATCGTGGTTTGCCTGGAATGAAGTCCTCATCCCTTTCGGCGAAAATCACTCGCAGGTGCCCGCTGTTTCATTTATCAGCGTGCTGAATGGAGAGGTGCCGGATGAGCTGCTGCGCAACCGAATCATCCTAGTCGGCGTCACCGCTTCAGGCTTGGGTGATCGTTATCCGACCCCGATTTCTGTGTCGGGCGGCGCCACCCCTGGAGTAGTCGTCAATGCACATTTGCTTAACGGCTTGCTTCACCAGCAGCTGATTACACCAACACCGATGTGGGTAAACATCAGTCAGTCGATCCTCTCGGTGCTGATCGTACTAACCCTGTTCTCGACTTTCCGGCTACGTAACACCTTCCTTGTCTGCCTGGGTTTGGTCATTGTCCACCTGACGCTCTCGTTGGTGCTTCTGGTGCTGGGTTGGTGGTCGCCTCCCGGTGCCAGCCTGGTAGGTATCCTTGCGGCGTATATGTTCTGGAGCTGGCGGCGCCTGAATGCGCTAGTGGTGTTTTTTGGCGTTGAGCTTGATCGCATGAAGCACGAACTCAAGGAGCAGCCGGCACAATCCGAGTCGGTCTTTCGCGGTGACAAACTAGTGGGGCGAGCCTTGGCTCTGGACTCGATGATTGAGCACATGCACAGTTCGCGGCGCTTTATCGCCCAGTGCCTGGACAGCCTGCCATCGGCGATCTTCGTCACAGACCTGCAGGGTAAGGTATTGTTGGTCAACCTCAGTGCAGTCGCTCTAGAGGGAAATGGCAGTGACAATCCTCAATCCCTGGTTGGCAGAAACATCTTTCAGATACTGCGCAGTATCGACTCCACCACCGATCCCTCTGCACCGTTGCGCATGTCTGCCTGGGCGCCGGGTGAAATCTCTCTGGAGCGGCTTGCAGGGCAATTTATTCATACCCTCTCTGAACGCAGCTTCAAAATACAATTGGCGTCACTGGATACGGAGAGCGGCGAACCCAAGGGTTGGCTGGTCGGCTTGCTTGAATTCACGGTGGAACGCCTGGCCCAGGAGCAGCGCGACTGCATGCTGCGTTTTCTTTCCCATGATCTGCGTGCTCCACAGTCGGCCATTCTGGCGCTCCTGGAAATGCAGGAACTGGTTAAAGAACCAATGTCCGTCGACGAGCTTCGCCGGCATATTGAACAACAGGTTCGACGCACCCTGGGTCTGGCCGATAGCTTCATGCTGCTGGAGGAGGCCAAGTCCAAGCCCGTGACATTCGAGCCACTGTTCATTGGCGCAATCGTGCTTGATGCAATCGATCAGGTCTGGCCTCTGGCTCAACACAAAGGCATTCGAATCGAGCACCTGTTCATCGATGATGAAACCTGTGTAACGAACGGCTCTCGGGAATTGCTGACACGAGCCATCTTCAACTTGCTGGAAAACGCTGTGAAATACAGTCCGTCAGACACCATCGCTCACATCGAACTCATGCGAAAGGACACGGAAATCGTTCTGACTCTCCGTGATGAGGGGCGAGGCATTGGCGAAGAGGACTTACCGCATCTGTTCGACGAGTTCCGCCAGTTCGGCACGGGTAACCAACGAGGTGACGGCTATGGTCTGGGCATGGCCTTCGTCAGCAAGATCATGCAACGCCATGACGCTCGCATCGCATGCGCCAGCCAGATTGATGTAGGTACCACCTTCACTTTAGTTTTTCAGGCTATTTAA